A window of the Ammoniphilus oxalaticus genome harbors these coding sequences:
- a CDS encoding alpha/beta-type small acid-soluble spore protein — protein sequence MPTNQNQNKLVVPQSASLIDELKYEIANEFGIYDFGAYATSRSNGSVGGEITKRLVKMAESALAGQQIK from the coding sequence ATGCCGACGAATCAAAACCAAAACAAGTTAGTTGTTCCTCAATCCGCATCATTAATCGATGAACTTAAGTATGAGATCGCAAACGAATTTGGGATCTATGATTTCGGAGCGTATGCGACATCGCGAAGCAATGGTTCTGTAGGCGGAGAAATTACGAAGCGTTTAGTGAAAATGGCAGAGAGCGCGCTTGCTGGACAACAAATTAAATAA
- the zapA gene encoding cell division protein ZapA, translating into MSDERNKITVDIYGQQYRMVGKASASHLRSVANFVDAKMREVADGNTRLDTAKIAVLSALNIADELHQLKEEYDELIRILEEEQQRGE; encoded by the coding sequence GTGAGTGATGAAAGAAACAAAATAACAGTGGACATTTATGGTCAACAATATCGGATGGTTGGAAAAGCAAGCGCCTCGCATCTCCGATCAGTCGCAAATTTTGTAGATGCAAAAATGCGTGAGGTCGCGGATGGCAATACGCGTTTAGATACGGCTAAAATTGCTGTACTATCCGCTTTAAATATCGCGGATGAATTGCATCAATTGAAGGAAGAGTATGATGAGTTGATTCGTATTCTTGAGGAGGAACAACAACGGGGGGAATAA
- a CDS encoding CvpA family protein yields the protein MVDLAIIGLFLLAIRSGYRKGFIGQAIGLVGIVLSLLIAYSFSQDTAVFLQKQFPLPHTSSYPPFQTFLGMPAIHKWFYLAVSFFLVFIFARILCRVTGSFLQSLAELPLISIMNSCLGGCVGVLKVVALVLIVVQLTPLMPDNWQGKFDQSVIAQYAHDHSSRFTKQLPEWPKRAALREI from the coding sequence ATGGTCGATCTAGCTATAATAGGCCTCTTTCTATTGGCGATAAGGTCGGGTTATCGCAAAGGATTTATCGGGCAAGCGATCGGTTTGGTCGGGATTGTTCTCTCTCTTCTGATCGCCTATTCTTTTTCGCAGGATACAGCTGTGTTTCTTCAAAAACAATTTCCTCTCCCTCACACGAGCAGTTATCCCCCATTTCAAACGTTTTTAGGAATGCCAGCGATCCATAAATGGTTTTATCTTGCTGTTTCGTTTTTTCTTGTTTTCATTTTTGCGAGAATACTATGCAGGGTGACAGGCTCATTCCTTCAATCTTTAGCGGAATTACCATTAATTTCAATTATGAATAGCTGTCTTGGCGGATGTGTCGGCGTGTTAAAGGTAGTTGCGCTCGTCTTGATTGTCGTTCAGTTGACTCCGCTGATGCCTGACAATTGGCAGGGGAAATTTGATCAATCGGTCATTGCCCAATACGCCCACGATCACTCTTCTCGTTTTACAAAACAGTTGCCAGAGTGGCCGAAACGAGCGGCGTTGCGCGAGATCTGA